From the Carassius carassius chromosome 45, fCarCar2.1, whole genome shotgun sequence genome, one window contains:
- the phf12a gene encoding PHD finger protein 12 isoform X1 → MWGKMETPTIVYDLDTSGGLMEQIQTLLAPPKSEDGEKRTKKPDRSTRRAGRATNHDTCDSCREGGDLLCCDHCPAAFHLQCCNPPLCREMLPPGDWMCHRCTVRKKKREKKKEQINGLLELQLGKQMPSPSPEQECGTLRLDPSVGSCGTGLRAAVAQVRLLERRPSSRPATPNSNTSSTDTPSEQNDMEEYLLDVEDEAQGSEPELLNITTTLKRPFHLLIAAAMQMNPTQFQLPNDLTCTTALPGTSKRRRKDELSAKNIKRPQHELDHFGLVPLPVKVCYTCSRSCRLAPLIQCDYCPLLFHMDCLDPPLTAFPTGRWMCPNHIQNLVLNQRSLTFSNRCQLFDQFQDRISQHAVKLDFLQRIHRQHPPTQQTSHANSRKTLKVPDAIKSQYQNPPTLMATAGIREGELICTGLPESFAPQHLASEDEQCQWLKDVISLQCSILRHLRNRQTSPWDSEHTEKTDLKPRDSCQSAVSTGSQNTAPKVSCSSCTNGLCQNCKTTNCPVDRLVRSNGMHGPDRTQENTTDHEMSRLHTPSPPKHANTETEIKTERASLKSCSRTEDSPPVCVKSEPSAPSCEHEKTTSASDTVAAKLSGFTLCSGAHAVKSQKSISDTGSKDGNAVLDAVTSGSGDVFSRTEPNMLELSGRIKDIMQDSGEVELGSLDEKFIKLLAWQRIQQLFESKASPVESSSSLTLSPTGRKHSEAQNREVQARASLCSASENGMAVNMCYRSLYIGTGADMDVCLTNYGHCNYVSGKHACIFYDENTKQYELLNYSEHGTTVDNVLYSCDFSEKMNQSPSSNLLAKVQNIIRRCRKKEQEESAMGMASTTEGGVMSCLSHDASITPCNCKNSGSSLIGGSGAGWEGTALLHHGSHVKLGCLQFIFSITEFANKPLREELTTCSLIPTPGQQGEQLSKATPPLLQHNLVT, encoded by the exons TAACCCGCCATTGTGCAGAGAAATGCTGCCCCCTGGAGACTGGATGTGCCATCGCTGCACTGTTCGCAAGAAG AAAAGGGAGAAGAAGAAGGAGCAAATTAACGGTCTGTTGGAGCTGCAGCTGGGGAAGCAGATGCCTTCTCCGTCTCCTGAGCAGGAATGTGGGACATTACGTCTGGATCCTTCCGTGGGGTCGTGCGGCACAGGGCTTCGGGCCGCTGTTGCTCAGGTACGACTTTTGGAGAGACGACCCAGCAGCCGACCCGCAACGCCCAACTCCAACACTTCTTCCACAGACACACCGTCTGAGCAGAACGACATGGAGGAATACCTCCTGGATGTGGAGGACGAGGCCCAGGGTTCTGAGCCTGAACTCTTAAACATCACAACCACCCTCAAAAGACCATTTCACCTCCTAATCGCCGCTGCCATGCAAATGAACCCTACGCAGTTCCAGCTTCCAAATGACCTCACTTGCACGACCGCACTTCCAG GCACCAGCAAAAGGAGACGAAAAGACGAGTTATCAGCCAAGAACATTAAACGTCCACAACATGAACTGGACCATTTTGGACTGGTTCCACTGCCAGTGAAGGTGTGCTACACATGCAGCAG gAGCTGTCGATTGGCTCCACTGATCCAGTGCGATTATTGCCCTCTTTTGTTTCATATGGACTGTTTGGACCCGCCTCTCACTGCCTTCCCTACAGGCAGGTGGATGTGTCCCAACCACATCCAGAACCTGGTA CTGAACCAGAGGAGCTTGACCTTCAGCAACCGTTGCCAGTTATTTGACCAGTTTCAGGACCGCATATCCCAGCATGCCGTCAAACTTGACTTCCTGCAGCGGATACATCGGCAGCACCCCCCTACACAGCAAACTTCTCATGCCAACAGCAGAAAGACTCTGAAG GTTCCAGATGCCATTAAGTCACAGTATCAGAACCCGCCTACTCTGATGGCCACGGCAGGAATCCGTGAAGGGGAACTGATCTGCACTGGCCTTCCAGAATCGTTTGCCCCACAGCACTTAGCCAGTGAAGACGAACAGTGTCAG TGGCTCAAAGACGTCATCTCGCTGCAGTGCAGCATTTTGAGGCATTTACGAAACAGACAAACATCTCCTTGGGATTCAGAGCACACAGAAAAGACAGATCTGAAACCCAGAGACTCTTGCCAGAGTGCCGTATCAACGGGCAGCCAGAACACTGCTCCGAAAGTTTCCTGTAGCTCATGTACTAATGGACTGTGTCAGAACTGTAAGACCACAAATTGCCCTGTAGACCGATTGGTTCGGTCCAATGGAATGCATGGTCCTGATAGAACCCAAGAAAACACCACTGACCATGAAATGTCCCGTTTACACACGCCCTCTCCACCCAAACATGCCAACACTGAAACAGAGATCAAGACTGAGAGAGCCAGCTTAAAGTCCTGTAGTAGAACTGAGGACTCTCCTCCTGTGTGTGTCAAATCTGAACCCAGCGCTCCATCATGTGAGCATGAGAAAACTACATCAGCTTCAGACACAGTAGCAGCAAAACTCTCAGGCTTTACTTTATGTTCAGGAGCGCATGCTGTTAAATCACAGAAAAGCATCTCAGACACCGGGTCAAAAG ATGGGAATGCTGTTTTGGATGCTGTGACATCAGGCAGTGGTGACGTCTTCTCTCGCACAGAACCTAACATGCTGGAGCTGTCCGGACGAATAAAAGATATCATGCAGGACAGCGGAG AAGTTGAGCTTGGCTCATTGGATGAGAAATTTATCAAGCTTTTAGCATGGCAGAGGATTCAGCAGCTCTTTGAATCGAAAGCCTCTCCTGTTGAGAGCAGTTCCTCTTTAACTTTATCACCCACGGGCAGGAAACACAGTGAAG CTCAAAACAGGGAAGTGCAGGCAAGAGCTTCATTGTGTTCGGCCTCGGAAAATGGAATGGCTGTAAATATGTGCTACAGGAGTCTCTACATCGGGACAG GTGCTGATATGGACGTGTGCCTTACAAACTATGGGCATTGTAACTATGTTTCAGGGAAACATGCCTGTATATTTTATGATGAG AATACAAAGCAGTATGAACTGCTGAACTACAGCGAACACGGGACAACCGTCGACAACGTATTATATTCGTGTGACTTCTCTGAGAAGATGAACCAGAGTCCATCCAGCAACCTGCTAGCCAAAGTGCAGAACATCATCC GACGCTGCAGAAAAAAGGAGCAGGAGGAGTCTGCAATGGGCATGGCTTCAACAACAGAGGGTGGAGTTATGAGCTGCCTGTCCCACGATGCTTCCATCACTCCGTGTAACTGTAAAAACAGCGGCTCCAGTTTGATTGGAGGCAGTGGTGCAGGATGGGAAGGCACTGCACTCCTGCATCATGGAAGCCACGTCAAACTGGGCTGCTTGCAGTTTATATTCAGTATCACTGAATTCGCCAACAAGCCGCTTCGAGAGGAGCTCACCACGTGCAGCCTCATTCCCACACCTGGGCAACAGGGGGAGCAGCTGAGCAAGGCCACGCCTCCTCTGCTCCAACACAATCTTGTAACTTAA
- the phf12a gene encoding PHD finger protein 12 isoform X2 — MWDITSGSFRGVVRHRASGRCCSDTPSEQNDMEEYLLDVEDEAQGSEPELLNITTTLKRPFHLLIAAAMQMNPTQFQLPNDLTCTTALPGTSKRRRKDELSAKNIKRPQHELDHFGLVPLPVKVCYTCSRSCRLAPLIQCDYCPLLFHMDCLDPPLTAFPTGRWMCPNHIQNLVLNQRSLTFSNRCQLFDQFQDRISQHAVKLDFLQRIHRQHPPTQQTSHANSRKTLKVPDAIKSQYQNPPTLMATAGIREGELICTGLPESFAPQHLASEDEQCQWLKDVISLQCSILRHLRNRQTSPWDSEHTEKTDLKPRDSCQSAVSTGSQNTAPKVSCSSCTNGLCQNCKTTNCPVDRLVRSNGMHGPDRTQENTTDHEMSRLHTPSPPKHANTETEIKTERASLKSCSRTEDSPPVCVKSEPSAPSCEHEKTTSASDTVAAKLSGFTLCSGAHAVKSQKSISDTGSKDGNAVLDAVTSGSGDVFSRTEPNMLELSGRIKDIMQDSGEVELGSLDEKFIKLLAWQRIQQLFESKASPVESSSSLTLSPTGRKHSEAQNREVQARASLCSASENGMAVNMCYRSLYIGTGADMDVCLTNYGHCNYVSGKHACIFYDENTKQYELLNYSEHGTTVDNVLYSCDFSEKMNQSPSSNLLAKVQNIIRRCRKKEQEESAMGMASTTEGGVMSCLSHDASITPCNCKNSGSSLIGGSGAGWEGTALLHHGSHVKLGCLQFIFSITEFANKPLREELTTCSLIPTPGQQGEQLSKATPPLLQHNLVT; from the exons ATGTGGGACATTACGTCTGGATCCTTCCGTGGGGTCGTGCGGCACAGGGCTTCGGGCCGCTGTTGCTCAG ACACACCGTCTGAGCAGAACGACATGGAGGAATACCTCCTGGATGTGGAGGACGAGGCCCAGGGTTCTGAGCCTGAACTCTTAAACATCACAACCACCCTCAAAAGACCATTTCACCTCCTAATCGCCGCTGCCATGCAAATGAACCCTACGCAGTTCCAGCTTCCAAATGACCTCACTTGCACGACCGCACTTCCAG GCACCAGCAAAAGGAGACGAAAAGACGAGTTATCAGCCAAGAACATTAAACGTCCACAACATGAACTGGACCATTTTGGACTGGTTCCACTGCCAGTGAAGGTGTGCTACACATGCAGCAG gAGCTGTCGATTGGCTCCACTGATCCAGTGCGATTATTGCCCTCTTTTGTTTCATATGGACTGTTTGGACCCGCCTCTCACTGCCTTCCCTACAGGCAGGTGGATGTGTCCCAACCACATCCAGAACCTGGTA CTGAACCAGAGGAGCTTGACCTTCAGCAACCGTTGCCAGTTATTTGACCAGTTTCAGGACCGCATATCCCAGCATGCCGTCAAACTTGACTTCCTGCAGCGGATACATCGGCAGCACCCCCCTACACAGCAAACTTCTCATGCCAACAGCAGAAAGACTCTGAAG GTTCCAGATGCCATTAAGTCACAGTATCAGAACCCGCCTACTCTGATGGCCACGGCAGGAATCCGTGAAGGGGAACTGATCTGCACTGGCCTTCCAGAATCGTTTGCCCCACAGCACTTAGCCAGTGAAGACGAACAGTGTCAG TGGCTCAAAGACGTCATCTCGCTGCAGTGCAGCATTTTGAGGCATTTACGAAACAGACAAACATCTCCTTGGGATTCAGAGCACACAGAAAAGACAGATCTGAAACCCAGAGACTCTTGCCAGAGTGCCGTATCAACGGGCAGCCAGAACACTGCTCCGAAAGTTTCCTGTAGCTCATGTACTAATGGACTGTGTCAGAACTGTAAGACCACAAATTGCCCTGTAGACCGATTGGTTCGGTCCAATGGAATGCATGGTCCTGATAGAACCCAAGAAAACACCACTGACCATGAAATGTCCCGTTTACACACGCCCTCTCCACCCAAACATGCCAACACTGAAACAGAGATCAAGACTGAGAGAGCCAGCTTAAAGTCCTGTAGTAGAACTGAGGACTCTCCTCCTGTGTGTGTCAAATCTGAACCCAGCGCTCCATCATGTGAGCATGAGAAAACTACATCAGCTTCAGACACAGTAGCAGCAAAACTCTCAGGCTTTACTTTATGTTCAGGAGCGCATGCTGTTAAATCACAGAAAAGCATCTCAGACACCGGGTCAAAAG ATGGGAATGCTGTTTTGGATGCTGTGACATCAGGCAGTGGTGACGTCTTCTCTCGCACAGAACCTAACATGCTGGAGCTGTCCGGACGAATAAAAGATATCATGCAGGACAGCGGAG AAGTTGAGCTTGGCTCATTGGATGAGAAATTTATCAAGCTTTTAGCATGGCAGAGGATTCAGCAGCTCTTTGAATCGAAAGCCTCTCCTGTTGAGAGCAGTTCCTCTTTAACTTTATCACCCACGGGCAGGAAACACAGTGAAG CTCAAAACAGGGAAGTGCAGGCAAGAGCTTCATTGTGTTCGGCCTCGGAAAATGGAATGGCTGTAAATATGTGCTACAGGAGTCTCTACATCGGGACAG GTGCTGATATGGACGTGTGCCTTACAAACTATGGGCATTGTAACTATGTTTCAGGGAAACATGCCTGTATATTTTATGATGAG AATACAAAGCAGTATGAACTGCTGAACTACAGCGAACACGGGACAACCGTCGACAACGTATTATATTCGTGTGACTTCTCTGAGAAGATGAACCAGAGTCCATCCAGCAACCTGCTAGCCAAAGTGCAGAACATCATCC GACGCTGCAGAAAAAAGGAGCAGGAGGAGTCTGCAATGGGCATGGCTTCAACAACAGAGGGTGGAGTTATGAGCTGCCTGTCCCACGATGCTTCCATCACTCCGTGTAACTGTAAAAACAGCGGCTCCAGTTTGATTGGAGGCAGTGGTGCAGGATGGGAAGGCACTGCACTCCTGCATCATGGAAGCCACGTCAAACTGGGCTGCTTGCAGTTTATATTCAGTATCACTGAATTCGCCAACAAGCCGCTTCGAGAGGAGCTCACCACGTGCAGCCTCATTCCCACACCTGGGCAACAGGGGGAGCAGCTGAGCAAGGCCACGCCTCCTCTGCTCCAACACAATCTTGTAACTTAA